The Corynebacterium confusum genome has a window encoding:
- the greA gene encoding transcription elongation factor GreA, protein MAEQQKQYITPETKAKLEAELQELIDHRPVVAAEINERREEGDLKENAGYDAAREMQDQEEARIKQISEVLANSTTERSGVEEGVAQIGSVVHVYYNGDEDDKETFLIGTRAAASDNKDLETYSEQSPLGAAILDAHEGETREYTAPSGKTNSVTILSAKPYDSAKAATPRQQS, encoded by the coding sequence ATGGCTGAACAGCAAAAGCAGTACATCACGCCGGAAACCAAGGCCAAGCTGGAGGCAGAGCTCCAGGAGCTTATCGATCACCGCCCCGTCGTTGCTGCCGAGATCAACGAGCGCCGTGAAGAGGGCGACCTCAAGGAGAACGCCGGCTACGACGCCGCCCGTGAGATGCAGGACCAGGAGGAGGCCCGCATCAAGCAGATCTCCGAGGTCCTGGCCAACTCCACCACGGAGCGCTCCGGCGTCGAGGAGGGCGTGGCTCAGATTGGTTCTGTGGTGCACGTCTACTACAACGGCGACGAGGACGACAAGGAAACCTTCCTCATCGGTACCCGTGCTGCTGCCTCCGACAACAAGGACCTGGAGACCTACTCTGAGCAGTCCCCGCTGGGCGCTGCCATCCTGGACGCTCACGAGGGTGAGACCCGCGAGTACACCGCTCCGAGCGGCAAGACCAATTCGGTCACGATCCTGTCGGCTAAGCCGTATGATTCTGCTAAGGCCGCTACCCCGCGCCAGCAGTCTTAA
- a CDS encoding DUF4307 domain-containing protein, translated as MSSGGDQRAPRGASAARPTSTDLSARYGGTRTRTAPKDFTGKAIALVIGAIILAMIFYGVQYFMQQEKVNAEISYVTHEIHDDHTLRVWADVARNSPDEAAYCIVQAYDYSKAEVGRREIPIPANGEESMRIAVDIPTNDRAVAGGVYGCSSQIPAYLDVNNPEYAE; from the coding sequence ATGAGTTCCGGAGGAGACCAGCGCGCCCCGCGTGGGGCATCGGCAGCACGGCCCACGAGCACGGACCTGTCGGCCCGCTACGGCGGCACCCGCACCCGCACCGCCCCGAAGGATTTCACGGGCAAGGCAATCGCCCTCGTCATCGGCGCGATCATCCTAGCCATGATCTTCTACGGCGTGCAGTATTTTATGCAGCAGGAAAAGGTCAACGCGGAGATCTCCTACGTCACCCACGAAATCCACGACGATCACACCCTGCGCGTGTGGGCGGATGTCGCCCGCAACTCCCCCGATGAGGCCGCGTATTGCATCGTCCAAGCCTACGACTACTCCAAGGCCGAGGTCGGCCGGCGCGAAATCCCCATCCCCGCCAACGGTGAGGAAAGCATGCGCATCGCGGTCGATATCCCCACCAACGACCGCGCCGTCGCAGGCGGCGTCTACGGCTGCTCGAGCCAAATCCCAGCCTACCTCGACGTCAACAACCCCGAATACGCCGAATAA
- the mca gene encoding mycothiol conjugate amidase Mca has product MTGLRLLAIHAHPDDESSKGAATTAKYAAEGDEVLVLTCTGGERGDIINPAMDKPGIKERMKQVRREEMAAAAQALGVKHHWLGHVDSGLPGDPWTEDIQTLLPEGCFAALDDAVVAQEFVRVIRSFRPHVIVTYDENGGYPHPDHLMVHRASMIAWEKAGDPGYHSELGEAWEPLKLYYSHGFIYQRMKIFHEMLLKEGKTSPYAPMMARWDEGFGDIMARVTTQVECSEYFSNREAALRTHATQIDPAGAFLATPVAVQQKYWPTEEFELARTRVSTSLPENDLFAGISETSNQ; this is encoded by the coding sequence GTGACTGGATTGCGTCTGTTAGCTATTCACGCCCACCCGGATGACGAGTCATCGAAGGGCGCGGCCACCACCGCCAAGTACGCCGCCGAAGGCGACGAGGTGCTGGTGTTGACCTGTACCGGTGGCGAGCGCGGAGACATCATCAACCCGGCGATGGACAAGCCGGGCATTAAGGAGCGGATGAAGCAAGTCCGCCGCGAGGAGATGGCCGCTGCCGCCCAGGCGCTGGGAGTTAAGCACCACTGGCTCGGCCACGTCGACTCCGGCCTGCCCGGGGACCCGTGGACCGAGGACATCCAGACGTTACTGCCGGAGGGCTGCTTCGCCGCGCTGGACGATGCTGTGGTGGCCCAAGAATTCGTCCGCGTCATCCGCTCCTTCCGCCCCCACGTCATCGTTACCTACGACGAGAACGGCGGCTACCCGCACCCGGATCACCTGATGGTGCACCGGGCCTCGATGATCGCCTGGGAAAAAGCCGGGGATCCGGGCTACCACTCGGAGCTCGGCGAGGCCTGGGAGCCGCTGAAGCTGTACTACTCCCACGGGTTTATCTACCAGCGGATGAAGATCTTCCACGAGATGCTGCTCAAGGAGGGTAAGACCAGCCCGTACGCTCCGATGATGGCGCGCTGGGACGAAGGCTTCGGCGATATTATGGCTAGGGTAACCACGCAGGTAGAATGTAGTGAGTACTTCAGCAACCGCGAGGCCGCCCTGCGGACGCACGCGACGCAGATTGACCCGGCCGGCGCTTTCCTCGCGACCCCGGTTGCGGTGCAGCAGAAATACTGGCCGACCGAGGAATTTGAGCTGGCGCGCACGCGGGTGTCCACGTCGCTGCCGGAAAATGACTTGTTCGCCGGAATCTCCGAAACCAGCAATCAGTAA
- a CDS encoding isoprenyl transferase, whose product MNFVPALLYPLYEARLLRGLKGKPQPKHVAIMADGNRRWAREAGFTDISHGHRQGAKKIGEMISWCADTEVEVVTIYLLSTENLKRQEAEVKLLFDIISDVVETLSTGDLGCQVRLVGHLDLLPDRVVERMRQAAEKTQDNSGVIVNVAVGYGGRQEIVDAVQDLVRAEAAQGTTAEEMAERVTAESISHHLYTKGLPDPDLVIRTSGEQRLSGFLLWQAAYSEIWFTDTYWPAFRKLDFLRALRDYSQRSRRFGK is encoded by the coding sequence GTGAATTTCGTGCCAGCTTTGCTCTACCCGCTCTACGAAGCCCGGCTCCTGCGGGGGCTCAAGGGCAAACCCCAGCCTAAGCACGTTGCGATCATGGCGGACGGCAACCGCCGGTGGGCACGGGAAGCTGGTTTTACCGACATCAGCCACGGGCACCGGCAGGGGGCCAAGAAGATCGGTGAGATGATCTCTTGGTGCGCCGATACCGAGGTGGAAGTTGTCACTATTTATCTGCTGTCGACGGAAAACCTCAAGCGCCAGGAGGCGGAGGTCAAGCTCCTCTTCGACATCATCTCGGATGTGGTAGAGACCCTCTCGACGGGCGATCTGGGCTGCCAGGTCCGCTTGGTCGGCCACTTGGATCTCCTGCCGGACCGGGTTGTCGAGCGCATGCGCCAGGCGGCCGAAAAGACGCAGGATAACTCCGGGGTCATCGTCAACGTGGCCGTCGGCTACGGTGGCCGGCAAGAGATCGTCGACGCCGTCCAGGACTTGGTGCGCGCGGAGGCGGCCCAGGGTACGACCGCGGAGGAGATGGCCGAGCGCGTGACCGCGGAGTCCATCTCGCACCACCTCTACACTAAGGGGCTGCCGGACCCGGACCTGGTCATCCGCACTTCGGGGGAGCAGCGTCTGTCCGGCTTCCTGCTCTGGCAAGCGGCCTACTCCGAAATCTGGTTCACGGATACGTACTGGCCGGCCTTCCGCAAGCTCGACTTCCTGCGCGCGTTGCGTGACTACTCGCAGCGTTCCCGCCGCTTTGGCAAGTAG
- the coaA gene encoding type I pantothenate kinase, whose protein sequence is MARTHDPSPYLNFDRDSWRELRKSMPQVLTEDEVAKLSGLGENIDLNEVADVYLPLSRLIHMQVEARQKLTAATEQFLGNPHTNVPFVIGVAGSVAVGKSTTARLLQVLLQRWEHHPKVSLVTTDGFLYPTKVLKERGLMQRKGFPESYNRRALLRFVTEVKSGAAQVKAPVYSHVVYDILPDDQQVIEQPDILILEGLNVLQTGPTLMVSDLIDFSVYVDARTSVIEQWYINRFLRLRHTAFRKPGAHFAHYAGLEDPEAAAQAREIWQSINLPNLVENILPTRVRASLVLTKGPNHLVEKVRMRKL, encoded by the coding sequence ATGGCGCGCACACATGACCCCAGCCCCTACCTGAACTTCGACCGAGATTCCTGGCGCGAGCTGCGCAAATCTATGCCCCAAGTGCTGACCGAAGACGAGGTAGCCAAGCTATCCGGCCTCGGGGAGAACATCGACCTCAACGAGGTCGCAGACGTCTACCTGCCGCTGTCGCGTCTCATCCACATGCAGGTCGAAGCCCGGCAGAAGCTCACGGCCGCCACCGAACAATTCCTGGGCAATCCGCACACCAACGTCCCGTTCGTCATCGGCGTGGCTGGCTCCGTGGCCGTCGGCAAGTCCACCACCGCGCGCCTGCTCCAGGTGCTGCTGCAGCGCTGGGAGCACCACCCGAAGGTCAGCCTGGTGACCACCGACGGCTTCCTCTACCCCACCAAGGTGCTCAAGGAACGCGGCCTGATGCAACGCAAGGGCTTCCCCGAGTCCTATAACCGGCGAGCGCTGCTGCGCTTTGTCACCGAGGTCAAGTCCGGCGCCGCGCAGGTCAAGGCCCCCGTCTACTCCCACGTGGTCTACGACATCCTGCCGGACGATCAGCAGGTCATCGAGCAGCCCGACATCCTCATCCTGGAAGGCCTCAACGTGCTGCAGACCGGCCCGACGCTGATGGTCTCCGATCTGATCGACTTCTCTGTCTACGTCGACGCCCGCACCAGCGTCATCGAACAGTGGTACATCAATCGCTTCCTGCGGCTGCGCCACACCGCCTTCCGCAAGCCGGGCGCGCACTTCGCCCACTACGCCGGGCTCGAAGACCCCGAGGCCGCGGCCCAAGCCCGCGAGATTTGGCAGTCGATTAACCTGCCCAACCTGGTAGAAAACATCCTGCCGACCCGCGTGCGGGCCTCCCTGGTGCTCACCAAGGGCCCGAACCATCTAGTCGAGAAGGTGCGCATGCGCAAGCTTTAA
- the glyA gene encoding serine hydroxymethyltransferase, protein MTASNNADVRYQELRELDPDTHAAITGELARQRDTLEMIASENFVPRAVLQAQGSVLTNKYAEGYPGRRYYGGCEHVDVVEDLARDRAKEIFGAEFANVQPHSGAQANAAVLAALAEPGDKILGLSLAHGGHLTHGMKLNFSGKLYDVAAYEVDPETMRIDMDKLREQALEVKPKVIIAGWSAYPRTQDFQRFREIADEVGAYLWVDMAHFAGLVAAGLHPSPVPYADVVTTTVHKTLGGPRSGMILAKQELAKKLNSNVFPGQQGGPLMHVIAAKAIAMKIAGTPEFKERQERTLGGAKIIAERLTQDDAKGAGIDVLTGGTDVHLVLVDLRNSEVDGQQAEDLLHEVGITVNRNAVPNDPRPPMVTSGLRIGTPALATRGLDAEAFTEVADIIATTLVDGDKADKQALRARVEEITKQFPLYEGLEDWKLL, encoded by the coding sequence ATGACTGCTTCGAATAACGCGGACGTTCGCTACCAGGAGCTGCGTGAGCTAGATCCGGACACGCATGCGGCGATCACCGGTGAGCTCGCCCGACAGCGAGACACCCTGGAGATGATTGCCTCCGAGAACTTCGTCCCGCGCGCGGTCCTGCAGGCCCAGGGCTCGGTGCTGACCAACAAGTATGCGGAGGGCTACCCGGGTCGCCGCTACTACGGCGGCTGCGAGCACGTCGACGTGGTCGAGGACCTAGCGCGCGACCGTGCGAAGGAAATCTTCGGCGCAGAGTTCGCCAACGTGCAGCCGCACTCCGGCGCCCAGGCCAACGCCGCGGTCTTGGCCGCGCTGGCCGAGCCGGGCGACAAGATCCTCGGCCTGTCCCTGGCCCACGGCGGCCACCTGACCCACGGCATGAAGCTGAACTTCTCCGGCAAGCTCTACGACGTCGCCGCCTACGAGGTGGACCCGGAGACCATGCGCATCGACATGGACAAGCTGCGCGAGCAGGCCCTGGAGGTCAAGCCGAAGGTCATCATCGCCGGCTGGTCCGCCTACCCGCGTACCCAGGACTTCCAGCGCTTCCGCGAGATCGCCGACGAGGTCGGCGCTTACCTGTGGGTCGACATGGCCCACTTCGCGGGCCTGGTCGCGGCCGGCCTGCACCCGTCGCCGGTGCCGTACGCAGACGTGGTCACTACCACCGTCCACAAGACCCTGGGCGGCCCGCGCTCCGGCATGATCCTGGCAAAGCAGGAGCTCGCCAAGAAGCTGAACTCGAACGTCTTCCCGGGCCAGCAGGGCGGCCCGCTGATGCACGTCATCGCGGCCAAGGCCATCGCCATGAAGATCGCCGGCACCCCGGAGTTCAAGGAGCGCCAGGAGCGCACCCTGGGGGGCGCGAAGATTATCGCCGAGCGCCTGACCCAAGACGACGCCAAGGGCGCGGGCATCGACGTGCTCACCGGCGGCACCGATGTGCACCTGGTGCTGGTCGACCTGCGCAACTCGGAGGTCGATGGTCAGCAGGCGGAGGACCTGCTGCACGAGGTCGGCATTACCGTCAACCGCAACGCCGTGCCGAACGATCCGCGCCCGCCGATGGTGACTTCGGGCCTGCGCATCGGTACGCCGGCGCTGGCCACCCGTGGCCTGGACGCTGAGGCCTTCACTGAGGTCGCCGACATCATCGCCACCACTCTGGTGGATGGCGATAAGGCTGACAAGCAGGCGCTGCGCGCCCGCGTGGAGGAGATTACCAAGCAGTTCCCGCTGTACGAGGGACTCGAGGACTGGAAGCTGCTCTAA
- a CDS encoding DUF5997 family protein, with protein MRPQTAAKKLGIYLPATPESFQTGAVTHAELRELQHNPPEWLATLRREGPHPRPVVAQKLGISVTSLKKNAMDAPLTTAQIKELLENQPEWLRAARTQHAQERDNHSGANEASE; from the coding sequence ATGCGCCCGCAGACCGCGGCGAAGAAGCTTGGCATCTACCTGCCCGCCACTCCGGAGTCCTTCCAAACCGGCGCGGTCACCCACGCTGAGCTCCGCGAGCTCCAGCACAATCCCCCGGAGTGGCTTGCCACCCTGCGGCGCGAGGGCCCGCACCCGCGCCCCGTGGTCGCCCAGAAACTGGGTATTTCGGTGACCTCGCTGAAAAAGAACGCCATGGACGCCCCGCTGACCACAGCCCAGATCAAGGAGCTGCTGGAAAACCAGCCCGAGTGGTTGCGCGCCGCGCGCACGCAGCACGCCCAGGAACGGGACAACCACTCAGGCGCCAACGAGGCGTCCGAATAA
- a CDS encoding LysR family transcriptional regulator substrate-binding protein yields MLRLAFATGTEPGKWFRRFRESTAHGGLETLDADDALATLLDGGADLALARVPARGDERIDGSFHVVRLYAEAPGVAVPKDSVYAEVGEDVRAEDVADEYLNYRIPDSGLVDVEAVRAGLQVVGANVGIVIAPRPLLKVLSKKQVVPLGLVDAEVPRTEICLVWRKYRDADDIQDFVGVAKGRTKNSSRQVSPKRSAREKAKAKQARRAAARSLPKSKKSPDRHKRRK; encoded by the coding sequence ATGTTGCGCCTAGCATTTGCCACCGGCACGGAGCCGGGAAAGTGGTTTCGTCGGTTCCGGGAAAGCACCGCCCACGGGGGACTGGAAACACTGGACGCGGACGACGCGCTTGCCACCTTGCTCGACGGGGGAGCGGATTTGGCGCTGGCGCGGGTGCCGGCCCGCGGGGATGAGCGCATCGACGGCTCCTTCCACGTGGTGCGCCTGTACGCCGAGGCCCCCGGCGTGGCGGTTCCCAAGGACTCGGTCTACGCCGAGGTCGGTGAGGACGTCCGCGCGGAAGACGTCGCGGACGAGTACCTCAACTATCGCATCCCGGATTCCGGGCTCGTGGATGTCGAAGCCGTGCGCGCCGGGCTGCAGGTGGTCGGCGCCAACGTGGGCATCGTTATTGCCCCGCGGCCGCTGCTGAAAGTGCTGTCTAAAAAGCAGGTGGTGCCGCTGGGGCTGGTGGATGCCGAGGTGCCGCGCACGGAGATCTGCCTGGTGTGGAGGAAGTACCGCGACGCCGACGACATCCAGGACTTCGTGGGCGTGGCGAAGGGCCGAACGAAAAACTCCTCGCGGCAGGTAAGCCCGAAGCGCAGCGCCCGCGAGAAGGCCAAGGCCAAGCAAGCGCGGAGGGCGGCCGCGCGTTCGTTACCAAAAAGTAAGAAATCCCCTGACCGGCATAAACGACGTAAATAG
- a CDS encoding LGFP repeat-containing protein has protein sequence MNKISRRVVAGLAAATLSFGVVACSDAENAANDAKDAAGSAANEATGSNDDGADDKGSNGDKKAVTTAAGEKEVPAEFASAIEDKTSEWGEPKDITEGENGSVATFDDDKLLAYSEETGAQPVIGKIAETWTAEGGVDSKVGLPTAPEQRDDDDDDGFEGWKQSFTNGTIEWDYDDDHGQYEADIDVND, from the coding sequence ATGAATAAGATTTCTCGTCGTGTTGTTGCCGGCTTGGCAGCTGCCACCCTGTCCTTCGGTGTAGTTGCGTGCTCCGACGCGGAGAACGCTGCCAACGACGCTAAGGACGCCGCTGGTTCCGCCGCTAACGAGGCCACTGGCTCCAACGATGACGGCGCCGACGACAAGGGCTCCAACGGCGACAAGAAGGCCGTGACCACCGCCGCCGGTGAGAAGGAAGTTCCGGCTGAGTTCGCTTCCGCTATCGAGGACAAGACCTCCGAGTGGGGCGAGCCGAAGGACATCACCGAGGGCGAGAACGGCTCCGTCGCCACCTTCGACGATGACAAGCTGCTGGCTTACTCCGAGGAAACCGGTGCCCAGCCGGTTATTGGCAAGATCGCTGAGACCTGGACCGCCGAGGGCGGCGTCGACAGCAAGGTCGGTCTGCCGACCGCTCCGGAGCAGCGCGACGACGATGACGACGACGGCTTCGAGGGCTGGAAGCAGAGCTTCACCAACGGCACCATCGAGTGGGACTACGACGATGACCACGGCCAGTACGAGGCTGACATCGACGTCAACGACTAA
- a CDS encoding PhoH family protein yields MTYPTTTSTLPLTDAHLDGSVKTKTYVLDTSVLLSDPWALKKFAEHDIVLPVVVISELEGKRHHPELGWFARQALRHLEQLRVTYDHLDQPVPANEEGGTLRVELNHQDQSLLPAAFRGPEGDHRILACALNLAHEGKETVLVTKDVPLRVKAGAVGLPADEYHAQDVVLTGYTGMADAAVPGEVIDELYRDGEVVIDDVRTREGTPVAELPVHCGVKLWAGQQAALGRVATDGSVQVVRGDANAFGLQGRSAEQRIALDLLLDNSVGIVSVGGRAGTGKSALALCAGLEAVLERGEHRRIVVFRPMYAVGGQSLGYLPGSESEKMNPWAQAVYDTLDGLVSENVMDEVLDRELIEVLPLTHIRGRSLHDSFVIVDEAQSLERNVLLTVLSRLGRGSRVVLTHDVAQRDNLRVGRHDGVQAVIEKLKGHELFAHVTLQRSERSAIAELVTDLLEGDH; encoded by the coding sequence ATGACCTATCCGACCACGACCTCCACCCTTCCGCTTACCGACGCCCACCTCGACGGTTCCGTTAAGACCAAGACTTATGTTCTGGATACTTCCGTGCTGTTGTCCGACCCCTGGGCGCTGAAGAAATTCGCCGAGCACGACATCGTGCTGCCGGTTGTTGTTATTTCGGAGCTGGAAGGAAAACGTCATCACCCAGAGCTTGGCTGGTTCGCCCGCCAGGCTCTTCGTCATTTGGAGCAGCTGCGCGTCACCTATGACCACCTGGACCAGCCGGTACCCGCCAACGAGGAGGGCGGCACCCTGCGGGTGGAGCTGAACCACCAGGACCAGTCCCTGCTGCCGGCCGCCTTCCGCGGCCCGGAGGGGGACCATCGGATTCTGGCCTGCGCGCTGAACCTGGCGCACGAGGGCAAGGAGACCGTGCTGGTGACCAAGGATGTTCCGCTGCGCGTCAAGGCCGGGGCCGTGGGTCTGCCGGCGGATGAGTACCACGCGCAGGACGTCGTGTTGACCGGCTACACCGGGATGGCGGACGCCGCCGTGCCGGGCGAGGTGATTGACGAACTCTATCGCGATGGGGAAGTCGTGATTGATGACGTCCGCACCCGCGAGGGCACGCCCGTGGCAGAGCTGCCGGTGCACTGCGGTGTGAAGCTGTGGGCCGGCCAGCAGGCGGCGCTGGGGCGCGTGGCCACGGACGGTTCCGTCCAGGTCGTGCGCGGCGACGCCAACGCCTTCGGTCTGCAGGGCCGCTCGGCGGAGCAGCGCATCGCCCTGGACCTGCTTCTGGATAACTCCGTCGGCATCGTCTCCGTCGGCGGCCGGGCCGGCACCGGCAAGTCGGCGCTGGCGCTGTGCGCCGGGCTGGAGGCCGTGCTGGAGCGCGGCGAGCACCGTCGCATCGTGGTCTTCCGCCCGATGTACGCGGTCGGCGGCCAGTCCCTGGGCTACCTGCCAGGCTCCGAGTCGGAGAAGATGAACCCGTGGGCGCAGGCCGTCTACGACACCCTGGACGGGCTGGTCTCCGAGAACGTCATGGATGAGGTGCTCGACCGCGAGCTCATCGAGGTTCTGCCGCTGACCCACATCCGCGGCCGCTCCCTGCACGACTCCTTCGTCATCGTGGACGAGGCGCAGTCGCTGGAGCGCAACGTCCTGCTCACCGTGCTCTCCCGCCTGGGGCGGGGGTCCCGCGTCGTGCTCACCCACGACGTCGCCCAGCGCGATAACCTGCGCGTCGGCCGCCACGACGGCGTGCAGGCCGTCATCGAAAAGCTCAAGGGCCACGAGCTGTTCGCGCACGTGACTCTGCAGCGCTCCGAGCGTTCCGCCATCGCGGAACTGGTCACGGATTTGCTCGAAGGTGATCACTAA
- a CDS encoding GNAT family N-acetyltransferase — MSKKSFNIRPFRTNDYPQMMHIYEEGLNTGHATYETTALSLEQFTNAKILSTVFVAVEEDDDNKVVGWVSAAPISSRSVFHGVVEDSIYVDPSAQGRGVAGALLDKLIEVCQELHKWAIHAWIFPENTGSAKLHESRGFAKVGTYSHLAKMTYGELAGQWRDTVVYEKLLPKPETPGTAPAED, encoded by the coding sequence ATGTCTAAAAAGTCGTTCAACATTCGTCCATTCCGGACAAACGATTACCCGCAGATGATGCATATTTACGAGGAAGGCCTGAACACGGGCCACGCCACGTATGAAACGACGGCATTGTCGCTCGAGCAATTCACTAACGCCAAGATCCTGTCCACCGTCTTCGTCGCCGTCGAGGAAGACGATGACAACAAGGTCGTCGGCTGGGTTTCGGCTGCCCCGATTTCCTCCCGCTCCGTCTTCCACGGCGTGGTGGAAGACTCCATCTACGTCGATCCCTCGGCCCAGGGCCGGGGCGTGGCTGGCGCGCTGCTGGACAAGCTCATTGAGGTCTGCCAGGAGCTGCACAAGTGGGCCATCCACGCGTGGATCTTCCCGGAGAACACCGGCTCGGCCAAGCTGCACGAGTCCCGCGGCTTCGCCAAGGTGGGCACCTACTCCCATCTGGCGAAGATGACCTACGGCGAGCTCGCCGGCCAGTGGCGCGACACCGTCGTCTACGAAAAGCTGCTGCCGAAGCCGGAAACGCCGGGCACCGCGCCCGCTGAGGACTAG
- a CDS encoding MDR family MFS transporter, protein MVVANPHAGKKSADNLGLIFSALVLTMLMSSLSQMIFSAALPTIVGELGGVDHMSWVISSFLVTMTIAMPISGKLGDQMGRKWIYIAGTFTFVIGSTIGGFASSMALLIIGRAVQGFGAGFMMISSQAIVAEVTSARERGKFMGIMGGVFGLSSVLGPVLGGWFTDGPGWRWGMWMNIPLGILAVGVSIAVLHLRVGEKNLQKFDTLGATFIAVTTASLILMTTWGGTEYEWSDPIILGLAVTTVIGAILVVLIELRAAEPLIPMHLFKNRNMVLTTASGMVLGLAMFGVLGYMPTYLQMVHTLTPTEAGLMMIPMMVGLIGTSTAVGFIISRTGRYKIFPIVGLTITAGALYWLSRLTVDTSLTQLGVRFLVFGVGLGLVMQVLVLIVQNSFPLAQVGTATAANNFFRQIGSALGASLVGSMFIHNMQDEMATRLPKAFVQMGEQGAAMAQKFSENGGGANSLTPGMVANLPGPVQDAILNSYNDGLTPVILLMVPMAIVALLLLLPLREEQLKETIS, encoded by the coding sequence ATGGTAGTTGCAAACCCCCACGCGGGTAAAAAGAGCGCCGACAACCTCGGGCTCATCTTCAGCGCGCTCGTGCTGACAATGTTGATGTCTTCGCTCAGCCAGATGATCTTCTCCGCCGCCCTGCCCACCATCGTGGGCGAGCTCGGCGGCGTCGACCACATGAGCTGGGTTATTTCCTCCTTCCTGGTCACCATGACCATCGCTATGCCGATTTCCGGCAAGCTGGGTGACCAGATGGGTCGTAAGTGGATCTATATCGCCGGTACCTTCACCTTCGTCATCGGCTCCACCATCGGCGGCTTCGCCAGTTCTATGGCGCTGCTTATCATCGGCCGCGCCGTCCAGGGCTTCGGCGCCGGTTTCATGATGATTTCCTCCCAGGCCATCGTGGCCGAGGTGACCTCCGCCCGGGAGCGCGGCAAGTTCATGGGCATCATGGGCGGCGTCTTTGGTCTGTCCTCCGTGCTAGGCCCGGTGCTGGGCGGCTGGTTCACCGACGGCCCCGGCTGGCGCTGGGGTATGTGGATGAACATCCCGTTGGGCATTTTGGCCGTGGGCGTGAGTATCGCCGTGCTCCACCTGCGCGTCGGTGAGAAGAACCTGCAGAAGTTCGACACCCTGGGCGCGACGTTCATCGCCGTCACGACCGCCAGCCTGATCCTCATGACCACCTGGGGCGGCACCGAGTACGAGTGGTCCGATCCGATCATCCTGGGGCTTGCCGTCACCACGGTCATCGGCGCCATCCTGGTCGTGCTGATTGAGCTGCGCGCGGCCGAACCGCTCATCCCGATGCACCTGTTTAAGAACCGCAACATGGTGCTGACCACCGCCTCCGGCATGGTCCTGGGACTGGCGATGTTCGGCGTGCTAGGTTATATGCCCACCTACCTGCAGATGGTCCACACCCTCACCCCGACCGAGGCGGGCCTGATGATGATCCCGATGATGGTCGGCCTCATCGGCACCTCCACCGCGGTGGGCTTTATCATCTCCCGGACGGGCCGCTACAAGATCTTCCCGATCGTCGGCCTGACGATTACCGCCGGCGCCCTCTACTGGCTCTCCCGGCTCACCGTGGATACCTCCCTGACCCAACTGGGCGTGCGTTTCCTGGTCTTCGGCGTCGGCCTGGGCCTGGTCATGCAGGTGCTGGTCCTCATCGTCCAGAACTCCTTCCCGCTGGCACAGGTCGGCACCGCGACCGCGGCCAACAACTTCTTCCGCCAGATCGGCTCCGCGCTGGGCGCTTCCCTGGTCGGCTCCATGTTCATCCACAACATGCAGGATGAGATGGCCACCCGCCTGCCCAAGGCCTTCGTCCAGATGGGCGAGCAGGGCGCGGCCATGGCCCAGAAGTTTAGCGAAAACGGCGGCGGCGCCAACTCCCTGACCCCGGGCATGGTCGCCAACCTGCCCGGCCCAGTTCAGGACGCCATCCTGAACTCCTACAACGACGGCCTCACGCCCGTCATCCTGCTGATGGTGCCGATGGCCATCGTCGCCCTGCTGCTCCTGCTGCCGCTGCGCGAGGAGCAACTCAAGGAGACCATCTCCTAA